The genomic segment TCGCCGGGCTGGTCCAGTCGCCCGACGCCGACAACCCCGTCACCGGGGACCGCAAGGCGGCGCTGGCCCGGCGCAGCTACGTGCTGGACGCGATGGCCAAGGCCGGCGACATCAGCCGCGGCCAGGCGGCCCGCGCCAAGGCGACACCGCTAGCCCTGAACCCCAGCACCACCCCGAACGACTGCGTCTCGGTACCGGCGAACCACAACGACTGGGGCTTCTTCTGCGACTACGTCAAGCAGTGGTGGGACGCCCAGCCGGCGTTCGGCAAGACCGTCGCGCAGCGTGAGCAGGCGCTGCGCCAGGGCGGGTACAGGATCGTCACCTCGCTGGACCCGGACACCCAGCGCCAGGCGCTGGCCCAGTCGCTGTCGGTGTACGGCTACGACAGCGCCCGCGCGCTGCCGATGGCGGTGGTGCAGCCCGGCACCGGCAAGGTGACCGCGCTCGCGGTCAACCGCCACTTCAGCCTGGCGAGGAACCCGGCCGGTCAGCAGGGGTACCCGAACACCACCGCGCAGCTGATCGCCGGCGGCAACGGCGTCGACGGGTACCAGGCCGGGTCGACGTTCAAGATGTTCACCATGCTGGCCGCCCTGAGCGAGGGCAAGCCGCTGTCCACCGGGTTCGACGCGCCCGGCCGGTTGCAGACCAGGTGGCCCGACGCGGGCGCCGCGAGCTGCGGCGGCTACTACTGCCCAGGCAACGACAACCCGTCCTGGATGGACGGCTACCGGACGATGTGGACCGGCTTCGGCCGCTCGGTCAACACCTACTTCGTCTGGCTGGAGGAGCAGATCGGGCCGCAGAAGGCCGTCGCGATGGCGAAGAGGCTCGGCATCAGGTTCCGCGCCGACTCCGACGCGCGGCGGGCCGCGCACGACGCCGGCAGCTGGGGCTCGTTCACCCTCGGCGTCGCGGACACCACCCCGCTGGACCTGGCCAACGCGTACGCGACGGTCGCGGCACAGGGGAAGTACTGTGCCCCGACGCCGATCACCTCGATCACCGACGCGCACGGTGCCCGGGTCTCGGCCGGCGGGCCGGACTGCCACCAGGCGATCGGCAAGGGGGTCGCGGCGGCCGCCGCCGACGCGGCGCGCTGCCCGGTGGGCCAGCAGTCGGCCGGCGGGCACTGCGACGGCGGTACCGCCACCGAGGTGGGCAGCATCCTGTCCGGCCGGTCGGTCGGCGGCAAGACCGGCTCGTCGGAGAACAACGCCACCGAGACGTTCGTCGGGTTCACCCCGCAGATCGCCGCCGCCGGCATCGCCGCGAACCCGTCCGACCCGTCCGACTACGTCGGCTCCGGTGTGTCGGCCGCCGTCGACCGGGCGGTGGCGCAGACCATGCGCACCGCCCTGCGAGGGACGACCGGGACCGACCTGCCGACCCCACCGGCCAGACTCACCGGCGACTGACGCCGCCCGGCGTCGCGGGCCGCTGGTCACCGCCGACGCCCGTACGGCCGGCTCCGGGCCGGCCAGGGCCCGGTCAGCTGGTAGTGGCCGGGCCGCAGCGGGGGTGGGAAGCGCACGATCATCGCGCCGGTCTGGCAGACCATGCCGCGCCGGTACCGGTGCGCGGGACGTGCGGGTCGTCGCACTGTGCCGGCCGGGGGTCATCGGATACGGTGGCCCACGTCGGAACATGATCGATCGTGTCGGAGGATGCGCGATGTCGTACGTCGAGGATCTGGCGCCCCGGGTGGGCAGCCTGCCGCCGCGAGCAGCCTTCGCCTCGACCGCCCGGTCGCTGTCGCTCAACGGCGACTGGAGGTTCCGGCTCTCACCGCGGATCGACGCGCCCGAGCCCGGCGCACCCGACCTGGACGACTCCGCCTGGGCGAGCCTGCCGGTGCCGTCCAGCTGGCCGATGCACGGCCACGGCAAACCCAGCTACACCAACGTCAACTACCCCTTCCCGGTCGACCCGCCGCACGTGCCGAACGAGAACCCGACGGGCGACCACCGGCTGCGCTTCGAGCTGCCGGCCGACTGGCCGGCGGCCGCACGGTGCTGCGGTTCGACGGGGTGGACTCGTTCGCCCGGGTCTGGCTCAACGGCACCGAACTGGGTTGGTCCACCGGCAGCCGGCTGCCGGTCGAGTACGAGGTCGGGCACCTGCTCGCCGCCGGGTGCAACACGCTCGCGGTGCGGGTGCACCAGTGGTCGGCGGCGAGCTACCTGGAAGACCAGGACATGTGGTGGTTGCCGGGCATCTTCCGGGACGTCACGCTCATCCACCGCCCGGCCGGCGGCCTGACCGACTTCTTCGTGCACGCCGACTTCGAGCCGAGCGAGTCCGATCACACCGTCGGCACCGGCCTGCTGCGGGTGGACACCGACGTACCGGCCCGGCTGTCGGTGCCGGAGCTCGGCATCACCGACCACCCGGCCGACCAGCCGGTCGACATCGGCTGCGTCACCGGCTGGAGCGCCGAGCAGCCGCGGCTGTACGACGGGACGCTCGCCACCGAGGGTGAGCAGGTCGCGATCCGGATCGGCTTCCGCACGGTGTCCATCGTGGACGGCGTGCTGCTGGTCAACGGCCGGCGCGTGCTGCTGCGCGGGGTCAACCGGCACGAGTTCCACCCCGACCTGGGGCGGGTGATACCGGAGGAGACCCTGCGTGCCGAGCTGCTGCTGATGAAGCGGCACCACATCAACGCGATCCGCACCAGCCACTACCCGCCGGACCCGCGGATGCTCGCCCTCGCCGACGAACTCGGCTTCTGGGTGGTCGACGAGTGCGACCTGGAAACCCACGGGTTCGGCTACAACGGCTGGCGCCGGAACCCCAGTGACGATCCACAGTGGACGGACGCGTACCTGGACCGGATGCGCCGGATGGTCGAGCGGGACAAGAACCACCCGTGCATCATCCTGTGGTCGCTGGGCAACGAGTCGGGCATCGGGGTCAACCACGGCGCGATGGCCGACTGGACCCGCCGCCGTGACGGCTCCCGGCCGATCCACTACGAGGGCGACTACGCCTGCCGCTACGTCGACGTGTACTCCCGGATGTACTCCTCGCACGCCGAGGTGGACGCGATCGGCCGGCACGCCGAGGACCGGCACCCGGACGCCGACGACGCCCTCGACGCGAAGCGCCGCGGCATGCCGTTCATCCTCTGCGAGTACGGGCACGCGATGGGCAACGGGCCCGGCGGCCTGCTGGAGTACCGGGAGCTGTTCGAGAAGTACCCGCGCTGCCAGGGCGGGTTCATCTGGGAGTGGCTGGACCACGGCATCCGCAGCCACACCGCCGACGGCCGGGAGTACTTCCGCTACGGCGGCGACTTCGGCGAGGAGTTGCACGACGGCAACTTCATCGTCGACGGTCTGGTGTTCCCGGACCGCACCCCGTCGCCCGGCCTCGTCGAGTTCGCCAAGCTCATCGAGCCGGTACGGGTCGAGTTCGCCGGTCCGGCACCCGGTTCGGCCGCGGCGCCGTCGCCGGGCCGGCGCACCGTGCGGCTGCGCAGCACGTACGACCACGCCGCGATCGCCGACGCGATGCTGCGCTGGCGGGTCGCGGTGGACGGCGAACAGCTCGGCGCCGGCGAGACCACGGTGCCGCCGATCCCGGCCGGCGGCACCGTCGACCTGGACCTCAAGGACCTGCCGGCGCCCACCGGTGAGGGTGAGTGCTGGCTGACCGTCACCGTCGAGTCCACGGTGGACACCGCGTGGGCGGCGGCCGGGCACCTGCTCGGGGACGGCCAGGTGCGGCTCGCCGCGGCATGCCGGGCCGCCCTGCCGGCGCCGCTGCCGCCCCGCACCGGTGAGCTGATCGAGCTCGGCGCGGGCCGGTTCGACCCGGCCGACGGCGTGCTGCGCGGGCTCGGCGAGCTCACCCTGACCGGCCCGCGGCTGGACGTGTGGCGGGCGCCGATCG from the Actinocatenispora thailandica genome contains:
- a CDS encoding glycoside hydrolase family 2 TIM barrel-domain containing protein — translated: MWWLPGIFRDVTLIHRPAGGLTDFFVHADFEPSESDHTVGTGLLRVDTDVPARLSVPELGITDHPADQPVDIGCVTGWSAEQPRLYDGTLATEGEQVAIRIGFRTVSIVDGVLLVNGRRVLLRGVNRHEFHPDLGRVIPEETLRAELLLMKRHHINAIRTSHYPPDPRMLALADELGFWVVDECDLETHGFGYNGWRRNPSDDPQWTDAYLDRMRRMVERDKNHPCIILWSLGNESGIGVNHGAMADWTRRRDGSRPIHYEGDYACRYVDVYSRMYSSHAEVDAIGRHAEDRHPDADDALDAKRRGMPFILCEYGHAMGNGPGGLLEYRELFEKYPRCQGGFIWEWLDHGIRSHTADGREYFRYGGDFGEELHDGNFIVDGLVFPDRTPSPGLVEFAKLIEPVRVEFAGPAPGSAAAPSPGRRTVRLRSTYDHAAIADAMLRWRVAVDGEQLGAGETTVPPIPAGGTVDLDLKDLPAPTGEGECWLTVTVESTVDTAWAAAGHLLGDGQVRLAAACRAALPAPLPPRTGELIELGAGRFDPADGVLRGLGELTLTGPRLDVWRAPIDNDKPYRAGWRAAGLHRMHHRTDEVRPTAAGLLVRTRVAAASRDAGLAVEYRWSAHGDLLRLVVSVVPQGEWLVPLPRLGLRLALPAALEHVTWFGGGPGEAYADSRQAARIDRFSATVDELQTPYVFPQENGNRTAVRWATLLDGSGHGLRVEGAPSIELTARRWTSEQLAAARHTTDLVAGDAIQLNLDHAQHGLGSGSCGPAVLPRYELRAEPVTFEVRLRAI
- a CDS encoding transglycosylase domain-containing protein — its product is MPTTARRSGLAGVATLLLAGVVAGLVVAAVAFPASALSGLALRAVGGSADALPAALKSPPTQEASYLYANDGKTLITTFYDENRKAVSFSAIAPVMRKAIVAAEDTRFYQHGGVDPRGVIRALVANGSAGGVSQGASTLTMQYVRNVLKTDPSLTPQQRADATKDTVGRKIQEMRYATALEQKLSKNEILRRYLNIAYFGHGAYGIYAASRTYFSVPPDRLTLPQAALLAGLVQSPDADNPVTGDRKAALARRSYVLDAMAKAGDISRGQAARAKATPLALNPSTTPNDCVSVPANHNDWGFFCDYVKQWWDAQPAFGKTVAQREQALRQGGYRIVTSLDPDTQRQALAQSLSVYGYDSARALPMAVVQPGTGKVTALAVNRHFSLARNPAGQQGYPNTTAQLIAGGNGVDGYQAGSTFKMFTMLAALSEGKPLSTGFDAPGRLQTRWPDAGAASCGGYYCPGNDNPSWMDGYRTMWTGFGRSVNTYFVWLEEQIGPQKAVAMAKRLGIRFRADSDARRAAHDAGSWGSFTLGVADTTPLDLANAYATVAAQGKYCAPTPITSITDAHGARVSAGGPDCHQAIGKGVAAAAADAARCPVGQQSAGGHCDGGTATEVGSILSGRSVGGKTGSSENNATETFVGFTPQIAAAGIAANPSDPSDYVGSGVSAAVDRAVAQTMRTALRGTTGTDLPTPPARLTGD